CGTTCCAGCGCGATCAGCGGGGTGGCGGAAACATCGGACACAGACATGGCAACGCGATCCAGTACAGGGAGCGCCATTCTCGCATGCCGTCATGTGACTGGCTCCACGATGAACACAAGTGGTTGATTTCAAATGAACCAGTGTCGTGATTAACGTATTTTTCACTCAATGACAGAACGGTGTCGGGATACTGGCACCTCGCTGACTTCAGCCAAAGAACCGCCATGTACAACCGCTTCCAGTTCAACCAGTTCCGCTCCCTGTTTGCGCCGCGCAAGCCGCGCCATCCGTTGGTGCGCGTTGCGGTGGGTCTGCTCGGTCTGGCGATCCTCGCCGCATTGGTGTTCGTGGGTGTGTTCGTGGGCGCGGCTATGATCATCGCCGGCGTGGCGTGGAAGCTGCTGGCCAACCGCAAGCAGGCGGCGCGTGCGGCCGACCCGCAGGTGGTGGAAGGCGAGTACCGCGTGGTGCGCAAGCAGGCGCTGCCGTTGTCGCGTTGATGGTTTTGCCCTGATTCGGCGTTGTTGCCGGCCGGCGGCCGGCACTACACTGCGTGTATCCCCTTGCTTCTGGATGCGCGCATGACTGATGTGATCCCTACGCCCGAACCTACCCGCATTCCGGTTGCGGGCGGCGGTATGTTCCCGGTGCGCCGCGTGTACTGCGTGGGCCGCAATTTCGCCGACCATGCCAAGGAAATGGGCGCTCCGGTTCCCGCTGCGGATGATCGCGGCCGCCCGATGTTCTTCAGCAAGCCGGCCGATGCGATCGTGGTTGGCCATGACGATGTCATCCCCTACCCGCCCGCCACCCAGGACCTGCACCACGAGGTGGAGCTGGTGGTGGCCATTGGCCGCGATGCGCCGGCCGGCGAGCTGCCGGTGGACCAGGCCGAGTCGCTGGTGTTCGGCTACGGCGTGGGCCTGGACCTGACCCGCCGCGACCTGCAGGCGGCGGCGAAAGCCAAGGGCCATCCGTGGGATACGGCCAAGGGCTTCGACTATTCCGCGCCGATGAGCGAACTGGTGCCGGCTGCGGAAGTGGGCGACCTGGCCGCGCTCAATCTTTCGCTGGAGATCAACGGCGAGGTGCGCCAGCAGTCGCTGCTGGACCAGATGATCTGGAATGTGCCGGAGATCCTGCACGAGCTGTCGAAGCTGTGGGCGCTGCGTGCGGGCGACCTGGTGTTCATGGGCACGCCGGCCGGCGTTGCCGCCTTGAAGCCGGGCGACCGTTTCAGCGCGCGCCTTGAAAACGTGGCCGAACGCCACGGCATCGTCGCCGGATGACGACATGCGCTGCGCTAACGTGCAGCGTCATTTGATTTCGCCCGCTACAGGAGAACCCGATGGGAATGCTGACTGAGTTCAAGGAATTTGCCATGCGTGGCAACGTCATCGACCTGGCGGTCGGTGTGGTCATCGGTGCTGCGTTCGGCAAGATCGTTACCGCGCTGGTGGAGAAGATCATCATGCCGCCGCTGGGTTGGTTGATTGGCCGTGTGGATTTCTCGGAGATGGCGTGGACGCTGGCGCCGGCGCGGGTCGCTGCCGATGGCACCGAGATTCCGGCGGTGGTGATCGGTTACGGCGATTTCCTCAATACGCTGGTGCAGTTCGTGATCGTGGCATTTGCGATCTTCCTGCTGATCAAGGTGATCAATCGTATTGCGCGCAAGAAGGAAGCCGCGCCGGCTGCGCCGAAGGAAGAGATCCTGCTGCTGCGTGAGATCCGCGACAACCTGAAGCAGTGATCGGCCCCGCCGTAGTGCCGGCCGCCGGCCGGCTCCAGGCGGTGTTCGGACATTCGGAAGAGCCGGCCAGCGGCCGGCACTACGGAACCCCGCTTCGGCGGGGTTCTGCATTTTGGGATACAGCGTCCGCCGAACCATGACCTTGCGCCCATGTGCGTGGCGGGCAGGCTGCTAAGCTCGAAGGCTTCCGCCCTGTTGCCCCGGAGTCCGTCCCATGCGTCGCCGCGTTCTTGCCATCGCATCTTCCCTTGCCCTGCTGGCCGCCCCGGCGTTCTCCGCGACCGGCACCACTACCCTGCCGCCGAAGTCGCTGGCCACCGCTGCCGAGCTGCGCGAGCAGGCCCTGAAGGACGACACCGGCTGGAAGGTGGTGGAATCGCTGACCACCGAGATCGGTCCGCGCATCGCCGGCAGCGAGGCCGACGCCCGCGCCGTGGCCTGGGCCGAAGCCAAGTTCAAGGCCCTGGGCTTCGACAAGGTGTGGAAAGAGCCGGTGACCTTCCCGAAGTGGGAGCGCCGCAGTGAACATGCCTCGGTGACTGGAAAGCACGCCCAGCCGCTTTCGATCACCGCGCTGGGTGGCAGTCCGGGCGGCACGGTCGAGGCCGAAGTGGTGCGCTTTGCCGACCTGGCCGCGCTGCAGGCTGCGCCGGAAGGTTCGCTGAAGGGCAAGATCGCATTCGTCGATTACCAGATGACCGCCTACCGCGACGGCCGCGATTACGGCAACGGCGGCGCGGTGCGCAGCAAGGGCCCGTCCGAGGCGATCCGCAAGGGTGCGGTGGGCTTCGTGATGCGCTCGGCGGGTACCGACTCGCACCGCGTGCCGCATACCGGCATCACCCGTTTCGATGACGGCCTGACTCCGGTGCCGTCGGCGGCGCTGTCGGTGCCGGACGCCAACCAGCTGGCGCGCCTGGTCGCGCTTGGGCCGACCACGGTGAAGCTCAGCCTGGATTGCGGCTGGGACGGCACCGCCACGTCGTACAACGTGATCGGCGAGATCACCGGGCGCAGCCTGCCGAAGGAAGTGGTGGTGATCGGCGGTCACCTCGATTCGTGGGACCTGGGCACCGGTGCGATCGATGATGGCGCGGGCGTGGCTCTGACCATGGCCGCCGGCCACCTGATCGGCCAGCTCAAGCAGGCACCGAAGCGCAGCATCCGCGTGGTGGCGTTCGCCAACGAAGAACAGGGCCTGTACGGCGGCAAGGCGTACGCCGAAGCGCACGCCAAGGACATCGCGCTGCACCAGCTGGCTGCGGAGAGCGACTTCGGTGCGGGCCGCATCTATGCGTTCAACACCGGCTCGCCGAATCCGGAAGGCTCGCGCGAGGCGACCCGCCAGATCGCCGAAGTGCTCAAGCCGCTGGGCATCGAGTACAACGCCGACAAGGGCGGCCCGGGTCCGGATATCGGCCCGCTGGCGGCCAAGGGCGGTGCATGGGCGTGGCTGGCGCAGGACGGGACCGACTACTTCAACCTGCACCACACCGCCGACGATACGCTGGACAAGATCGAGCCGGCCGCGCTGGCGCAGAACGTGGCTGCGTATACGGTGTTCGCGTACCTGGCGGCTGAGGCTGATGGCGGTTTCGGCAGCGAAGCGAAGGCGACCACGCCGCCTAACGAGTGAGGGTGACGGCGTAGAGCGGATCTTTGATCCGCTCTACGCAGCCGGGCAGAGCCCG
This portion of the Stenotrophomonas aracearum genome encodes:
- the mscL gene encoding large-conductance mechanosensitive channel protein MscL, giving the protein MGMLTEFKEFAMRGNVIDLAVGVVIGAAFGKIVTALVEKIIMPPLGWLIGRVDFSEMAWTLAPARVAADGTEIPAVVIGYGDFLNTLVQFVIVAFAIFLLIKVINRIARKKEAAPAAPKEEILLLREIRDNLKQ
- a CDS encoding M28 family peptidase, encoding MRRRVLAIASSLALLAAPAFSATGTTTLPPKSLATAAELREQALKDDTGWKVVESLTTEIGPRIAGSEADARAVAWAEAKFKALGFDKVWKEPVTFPKWERRSEHASVTGKHAQPLSITALGGSPGGTVEAEVVRFADLAALQAAPEGSLKGKIAFVDYQMTAYRDGRDYGNGGAVRSKGPSEAIRKGAVGFVMRSAGTDSHRVPHTGITRFDDGLTPVPSAALSVPDANQLARLVALGPTTVKLSLDCGWDGTATSYNVIGEITGRSLPKEVVVIGGHLDSWDLGTGAIDDGAGVALTMAAGHLIGQLKQAPKRSIRVVAFANEEQGLYGGKAYAEAHAKDIALHQLAAESDFGAGRIYAFNTGSPNPEGSREATRQIAEVLKPLGIEYNADKGGPGPDIGPLAAKGGAWAWLAQDGTDYFNLHHTADDTLDKIEPAALAQNVAAYTVFAYLAAEADGGFGSEAKATTPPNE
- a CDS encoding fumarylacetoacetate hydrolase family protein, giving the protein MTDVIPTPEPTRIPVAGGGMFPVRRVYCVGRNFADHAKEMGAPVPAADDRGRPMFFSKPADAIVVGHDDVIPYPPATQDLHHEVELVVAIGRDAPAGELPVDQAESLVFGYGVGLDLTRRDLQAAAKAKGHPWDTAKGFDYSAPMSELVPAAEVGDLAALNLSLEINGEVRQQSLLDQMIWNVPEILHELSKLWALRAGDLVFMGTPAGVAALKPGDRFSARLENVAERHGIVAG